The Solanum lycopersicum chromosome 2, SLM_r2.1 DNA window TCCATCATCAAACTTTGATAATTTTGTTCCACTTTTCATTAGGGTGTTCACAGGGTTGCAATAAAACATGTTGAACTTCTTCAAAAATCTCCTTTATATAACTTTCTTGAGATATGAAGTGGCCTTCCTCCATTTGCTTCACTTCTAGGCCTAAGTAATATGAAATGATCCCTATTTCCGTCATCTCAAACTCAAGGGACTTAGTTTTCTTGAAAGCTTCAAACAAAACTGGGTTGTTACCCGTTAGAATgagatcatcaacataaagaaaaacaagaagaatatCTCCATTAGTATGAACTTCATGTAAAGAGCATATTCATGGAGACAAAGAGTAAACCCGTTGTCTTGAAAGTATTTGTCAATGCAACTATTCCAAGCTCGTGGAGCTTGCTTCAACCCATATAAGGCTTTCTTCAACCTCAACACCTTATCTTCATGGTTTTTAACCACAAAACCCAATGGTTTCTCAACATATACTTCTTCTTCAAGATATCCATTCAAGAATACCGATTTGACATCTAGTTGATGGATCTTCTACTTTATTTGCGCCACTAAATAGAACAATAGACGGATTGTCTCCATGTGGGCAACATGCGCATAGACTTCCTCATAGTCAATGCCATGCCTTTGTTTGTAGCCTTTAGCCACAAGTCTTGCCTTGTGTCTTTCTACTTCTCCATGGGCATTTTTTTTCCGTCTTGTATACCCATTTGACTCCAATTGCTCTATGGTCCTTGGGAGGAGTTGTTAACTCCCAAGTGTTGTTCTTTTCTattgactggatcttctcctcgATTACTTGTCTCCACCTTTTGTTAGTAACTACTTCATCAAAATTCATTGTTCACTATCAGTAAAGAGACaacacaaaaaatcaaaattagtaATTTCTTCTGTGTCATCATAGAGTTCTTGAATGCTCCTTATCCTATGTGGTCTTTCACTTGAACTCTCTTTAGAAGATGGAGATGCAACATTTGCTGGTGAAGGAGGCGGGGTTGCATCCTATGCAGGTGCCATGGTCTgatgttcttcttcatcttcgaatataaaagaaaatcatatgtttttttatttcggAGCCTCCTAGTTCCATGATGCTTCTTAATCAAATTCAACATCACGACTCACCACCAACTTGTTATGACTAGGATTGTACAATTTGTAGCCTTTTGAACTTGCATCATAGCCAATAAACACATACTTGACACTTCGATCGTCAAGTTTAACTCTCCCTTGATGTGGAACATGAGCATAGGCTATGCTCCCAAAGATTCTCAAGTGCTTAACACTTGGCTTTCTTCCGCTCCATGCTTCTTGAGGTGTTTGATCTCGTACATTTCTTGTTGGAGACCTGTTTCTCAAATAAATTGCAAAAGAAACAGCCTCGGCCCaaaattcttttgttagatGTTTCGCTTTCAACATACATCTAGCAATATTAAGAATTgttctattctttctttctgcAACTCCATTTTTTTGGGGCGAGTAAGGTACCGTTAGAGGGCTATGAATTCCACGAGATTGACAAAAGTcattaaattcttttgaagtgaACTCGCCTCCTCTATCAAaccttaattcttttatttcatagcaactttatttttctacatgttctttgaaatttttaatgGAAACAAAATCTTAAGATTTATCTCCAAGCCCAAGTCTTTCTActtaaatcatcaataaagagcAAGAAGTATTTTTTGTACCTAAAGAAGTGGACCGATTGGACCACACACATCAGTGTGTACAAGTTGAAGTGCCTTACTTGTTCTTGATGTACTCTCCTTCCTTTCATGTTTTCCAAGAAGACAAGCTTCACACAATTGATTAGGATGGTTGATTGACAGTATCCCATCAACCATGTTCTTGTATCCCATTGATTTGAGCGCTTAAAGTTCAAGTGCCCAAATCTCATATGCCAACACCAGGAGTCATCCTGCACATTACATCGATAGTTTGAAGATTCAAAGGAAACAACCTATTCTTTGCCATATGAACTTTAACAATTAAGTTGTTAGTTGAATATCTTAAccaaagatgcatattttttcatatgaatATCATATCCTTTTTCAAGAAGTTAACCCAAACTCAAAATATTACTTTTCAATTTTGGCACATAATAAACATTGGTAATCAATTTATGACCACCATCTTTACAGGATATCAGAATCATACCTATCCCTTCAATTTGGATCATTGAGgtatttccaaaagacacaTTACCTTTCACGGTCTTCTTTATCTCCACAAATTCATCTTTGTGGCCACACATATGATTTCTTGCTCCATTGTCAAGATACCATGAGCTGCAATcatctttattttcttctttgagtGTTAATAAGAATGTTGACTCATCTTCATCTTTGTTGTTGTCAACAAGATTAACTTTCTCTTCAACATTACTCCAACATTCCCAAGGGTAATTTCCTATTTTATGACAGTGATAACACTCAATTTAAGATTTGTCATACCTCATTTAATTTGTACCTTGATAGGCTCCATGTACTCTGCCTCCTCTATGTACCTTGATAGGCTCCACGGCCTTGCCATTGTCCATTTTCTTTGTAACTTTTCTCATCTTCAAATCCTTTGAAGGATATATGAGTTTTAAGAATTCGCTCTAGtgtcttttgttttctcctttttattttctcttcatagGCTAGAATAGAACCTTTCAATTGTTCTACCGTCATAGAGTCTAGATCTTTATACTCCTCAATAACACACACCGGATAATCAAATTTAGGTTTTAAAGAAAGAAGGATCTTTTCTACCGCGTGCACATCATCTACTTCCTCCCCATATCTTCTTAGTTAATTTACAACAACCATCCATCTTTAGCAGAAATCCAAACTGGATTCGaatctattatttttaaaactttaaagttaacCGTTAGAGTTTGAAGTTTTACCTACTTTACTTTACCAAATCCTTGGAGAGAATTTTGTAAAATCTCCCACACTTCTTTTTAGGTGGTTGCATCCTCTACAACATCATACCAAGATATGCTAGATCTCCAGCACTATAACATGATTCCTAAACCACTTACCCCTCCAATTGTAATAAATCCAAACACTGATGGATAAGAGTGAGGACCTGTTGATCTTTCTTTCTTGTCTTCAACAAGAGATCCTTTTCATTTGAGGGAAAACTTTCCTCATTTGCGTGTTTTGTATACCCTTTGTCTACAATATCCCAAACATCTTGAGAGCAAAGAATGACTTTCATTCGTAGACACCATTttccattattttcttttgtgagAAGGGGGTACTGAAAGGACTATGGAATATTATTCtcatggctctgataccacgttgTTGGACAAAATGATAATCACACCCAGGATAATGTCCAAACTAAATAGCAATAGGAAGAGAGTAACAACGACACCAAATATTGAAATGGGTAAATATGATACCCGAATAAGtaatacaataatattgatgaaaaacTTGGTAGTATCAAAAGACTACTACTCAACactcttttatttcttacaaCACACACTAATATTACTTCCACACTATTTTCTCACAAACAAAGAAGTAGTTTGTGGAGTACTCTCTCTATTCTCTATTGCTTCTCTATTTTGGTGCGTCTTCAAGTGTTCAATTACTTCTctattatatagtttttttgaAGACCTGATTACATCATCAATGAAATAATGTGGTAGACAATTTCCACAAAATAATTGGCTGCCAAACTCTACCAAACTTATACCAAACTTTGACTACCTACTTCCACAAATGTGGATACCAATTTTTACATTGGTTCCTACCAATTTTCCGATTTTTGTAGATAGTAATTTCAACAAGTATGGCTGtcaaaattaattgtttaagattttatttCCACTGAGAACAAACTATTATAATATTGCTCAACTTCTTGGATTATATCAGTTTGGTCTACCAGCCACCTCCCATCAGATGTCTGATGGGTTGCCATGTGAAAGTATTGAAGTATTTTTATCCAGCAACCATAAAGCTCTAGACttctttttccaaaatttttctTCATCGTTATAGGCTTGGATTAGTTCCCTTTTCAATAACCTTAATTTACTCCAGTCAAAATTACTAGTGTTGTTCCTAAGGGCTGTAATATTCCCCTTAATGTCAATAATTCTCCTTATTGCATTACCATCACCTCCCCAAGCCAAGCCTCCAAAGCTCTACGACTATGTATGATTCTAAAGCTAACTCGAGATTGCTCAAAGCCATTAAAATCATACGACCAagcttttgaaataatattctGAACTCCTTAACTCTCGATCCACCTTCAATCAaagtaaaatcattttttcttcCTAATTGGTTCTGCTTCTGAAGACAACATCAAGGAAGAATGATCCGATGCGTCAGTTTCAATATGTTGCACATTCGCATTCTCgaatttgatttttcaattagGAGAGACTAAGACACAATCTAGCCTTTCCTAGATTATACCCTATATAACCTAAGTCAATTGCACCTAAGTTCCAGATAAAATTCTTGAAGTCTGTAAAGTCCAAGTATCTCTACTCCATCTTCCTTGATTTTCCGATCCATCaacaatattattaaattctcttatgcattttttaaaactaactcTTTCATATGATATCTACAAGTGACTCTATCTGTACTTAGATACATAAATAAACACCAATATTTGCAATCACCTGAGCCATCTTGTAACAAAGTTTTGATATAAAAGGAGAAGAATGTGATTCACATACCTGGATAGCGTCATTCCAAAATAAAGCTAGACCTCCTAATAACCCATCCGCTCCACAGTTACAGCGTGCACCATATTTGCTTGTCTTTGTACCCTTTTAACCGTGCTTTCtctactttttttgtttcacttaaGAAAATCATACTTGGAGAGTGAAGACCTATTATCTCCTTCAAAAAGGAAACTGTCAAGGATCCTGCCAGGCCTCGACAATTCCACACCGTAGCCCTCATTGTGCTAAGGGAAGCCATAATTCTCTGCTCAAATAAGCTTTCCTGAAATGTGAAAGGCAAGAAGGACAAAAGGATTTTGATAAGATTTGAAACATACCGGGAAAGAGGTAATGCCCTTTGAGATAACTATATGTGACTCTTAATTCctatacaaaaagaaaatttggatgACTCATTGGTCGAAAGAGTACTTAATACGCCCTAAATTCACGTGACTAGCATTCGACTACATGAGCTAATCAAATCTACACCTCGATCGCACATTTGACTCGACCTCGAAAaccatttgaattttttgatacaTTTTCAAATTAATCATCAAGTGTTCTCAAATTTAAAACTatacataaataatttcataagaaaaataaatgtgtcaACCAACTTTGTTAGGAAATCAATGCAAGTATTCTTTGACGTAGAACAAAATGCATTAAATgtcacataataatttattttacatttgagTTGCGGAGGATCTAGtgtaaatttgatttaaatCAACCTTATATACTTTCAATTCCATTCACAAGATAATTTAAAGAAAACCAttaaatcccatttcaattgaATTTAATCATAAGAATCATCTAAACGTTTTCAAATCTTTTGTACCTTTATTGGGGAGTAATATACTATCACCAACACAATATCTAAGGCCAATAGGTGATTAACTTTGTGACAAACATCATAGAACCTACTTGCTCATGTTCAAGTCATCTCCGCGTACTATTGCACGAATTGACTCAACCCTAATAGGTAGAGTCGACGTATACACCGACAAGTGTAGTTTCAAGATGCCAATCAAAATTTATCTGAAGTCAATCTACATAAACATAATTAACtcccaaaatatttaaatatgtcaaaaacaaatttatggCCTAGTAGCTACTAATAGTAAATCATGGCGTTCATAACAAATCCAACTCATTTTGATAGAATCAAATGTAATTCTTTTTTACTCAAGTTATAAAAGCATATGTCAAATGAAGatttaatacttaaaataattaactttcaAATATTTGTCTCAAAGAGATGATATTTCTAAAGATCACTCAACTTTTGGAATATATATAGTAAAGTCATTGGATTTTGTattgtatcaataaaattacTCAACTTAGACCTTTGAGATatcattatttatgaaatagTCTTTTTTAATCCTTATTCTAATCCCTCTTCAAAAGGgttagttgttttttttttccgcGAAACAAAACCCCTTTTATTATTGCATCAACGGAATACATAGTTTAAACATATCTTTCGCATCCTGGATGATCCAAATCGGTAAAATATTCTCCAAAGAGATTTCCTTCGACGTTCTGATAaaatcttcactctctttcatCCCAATATCGTTCGCATCCTGGATGATCCAAATCGGTAAAATATTCTCCAAAGAGATTTCCTTCGACGATGTGATAaaatcttcactctctttcatCCCTTACTGATAGGATATTCAAGAGCTTTCCCAATAGTAATTGCTTCAGCAGGCATGACTTCCCCAACACAAATCCTACAAGTCTCATCTACATTTTGTAAGTCTTTTTGCTAAATTACTATGGATGGGTAAAGAGTCAAGTacacattttcttaaaaagtgtTTAAGCTTTTTAACTCCCAACTTCCACGAGAAGTCCGAAAAGCATTTTGGAAAAGAGTGATAACTCACTTGAGATTTCGAGTTTGTCAATGTCTTACCGATCAAATCCTTTGCGAGGTAGTAACTTGACTTAACTTCATTGTTTCCTATTTTTGCATATTTCCATATTAACCTATCGTTAGAACCTGCAATACAAATTGGGATAGACAATATAACACTAACATCTTCTACTTCAAACAATGGATTTAGCTCTTGTATTTCCCATGAGTTCATGTTCTTATCAATTGAATCAAACACTACTAAATCTAAATTTCTATGCCCATGGATACTCTTAGGGATGAAGCCATTATTATTTGGTATCCGTGGGTCAATccaaacattaatattttttcaataagaaATCCTCCATCTTAATATTTTAGTCAAACGTCCTTTCCATATCCAAGAACCTGAAGATGATGTTGAAGCTTTAAGAAAGGTtgaatttggaaaatatttgatttttgaacTCTTGCTATTAGAAGTCGCAAAGCTTGCTTAGATAATAGAGCCATATTTAAAGTTTTTAGATCTCTAACTTGATCTAGGATCATAATCTATCCCATTTCTCATgatgtatctttttttttctcctttgtttGTCCcaccaaaaatttgaaaaagggGATGTAATTTTCTTACACAGACCATCagggattttttttttcaaatttctccttaacgagtttgtataatttttcACTCAACAGGTAAAACATTATCGATAAGAGGATTGCCCATCAGAAGTTGGGAGCAAGTCTCAACAACATACATATCAAAGCATCAATGGATCATCATCTGAAAGAAGAGATTGTTTGAAGAAGTCAGAAGAGAGACATTCTTCCAAATCTTTGGCTATATGGAAATGCCCTCCCAAGGTAATCTTAAGTGGAGATGATAGAAATTACCTTTATTTGAATAGCTTCTATACGCATTATTTTGATAACCCCATTAATTGTTGTTATCTGTAGTCCCAATTGAATGAGAAATGGTTAGTGGTTGCTGATAAAGAGAGTTAGAAGCCAGTAAGCAGGAGTATAGGAAAAGGTGGGTGATTGAGGCGGTTTTCCCTAACAAGTTTGCAGTTCCTCCAAAGTAAGtaatttttagattattttttttaatgttttgttgCTTTCATTGTCTTAATTTTACTTGGTTTTAATCTGtgagtatttttctttttttatttaacagTACTTATAACTTGTCTGACCTGGAACAAGGATATGATGATAGTCAAACTCCAGTAGTCAGAACCATTTctatagaagaagaagaaccaaCTCATGATCTGACAGTTCTTGTAGCCACAGCTGTAGCTGCTCTTCAAGAGCAGGGTAATCTGATTGATGCCAACTTATTGGTGAGGCTTCTCCTAAACTTGATAAATGAACGTGGCATGGCTACCAATGTTGTTTCTCTCAATGCTGCCCATGCAGGATCTGTAAAATCTGTGCCCTTGAAAATGACTAAGCCTAACATCAGAGAGAATAAGTCAATAACATATTCCACTTTAGAGCttgatctcaaaaatatcaagaaactCATTAGCAAATATGGAGTACCTTACAATGCAAGAGGAGAAATTTCTAAGTTGGTTTCCAGATATGGTCATACCACCTTGCAGCCTAAGTTGACTCTTTCACCAAATGTTGGGCCTTCCTCCTTGATGACTAGTCACAAGGATATCAACAATTACTGCAATTCCCTTATCAAGCAATGTGGAGAAAAAACTGAGTCGATGGTTAATGATGTCTTACAAAATCCAATTCCGTGCAGCTTGACACGttgtattttctttaataaacGTAAGGGATGCAATAAAGGCTTCTCTTGTAACTTCCTGCATGATATATCTGGTAAAAAGAGGTCTGGGAGGACATCAGAAGGTCGGGATTCAAAGAGACTGAAGTAAAGTGGGGAACATTAATATGGCATGACTCaaagagtttttttaaaatacaggGAACAAGTGACAAACGCAGTTGCACAACTATTTAAACAAAAGCACTCACTTATTGAGATGCAGACTTTTAAAACATTAGAATCATATTTtggcttgaaaaaaaaatttctttaaattttgatgaaGCAGTGTTTTGCCTTTACAATATTTCTATTCCGATAAATCATTGCTTTTCTCTCTTAAATGCAGTTGTAGTATGGCATCGGCTATAGTCGTCCCCCActttaaaaactaaaatgtCCAAGTTATGTACTTTTGGTATTCAATAATGAATTCAAGatgttaatttgaattttaatctTATTCAACGGGAATCAATAAGGTATGGAAGCATTTGATAGAACAAAGTGTATTAAATTCTTTCAAGCCAGTGAAAATTGTACTAacgaataataacaataatgagatGAATACATTACCCTTAAATATAAGCTAGTAAGAGAGGGACGAACATGGCATCCTATAGTAGTACAAAAAGCATTCTAAAGTGTACCGTGAATGCTTTAATGTTTTGCTCTGTCTGGCCCAATTTTACTAGCCATAGTGCTTTTATATACATGTTTAAGAACTGAAATCATCTCTTCTCTTTGATAGTTTCATTTTCTATTACTTTCTCTTCCGAGTCCTAGAATTGGTAAGCCTTTTTAACGTTTTTTTTTCATCTGTTTTTTCTCTTCAATGTTTATCATTCAATCTCAAATTCAGTTCTTCAGTgttatttattagattttttttggtAGGATTTTGTTCCCCTTCTTATTCTTCTCACTTctatccttttttttctttggaaagTTTACGTTATTGATAGTCACAATCTGTTGGGTATTTTGTTTCTGCCTCTTTTATTGTGCATTCTCTGCTTTTTGAGAcgttttttgtataattttgtgATGAGATCTTGAGAAAATTCATGCGCCACTCTGATTAATGATTCTAAGCTCTTAACAAAATTCATTTGCATATGATAACTAATACAAgtgagcatatatatatatatatatatatatatatatatatatatatatatttatttatttatttatttatttatttattgttactACAAAACACATGTTATTCCATTTTATTAGGCTCTTGCTAAAACTAACAGTTGTTAGTTTCTTTAATACAAAGTTTCTAcagtttcattttatgtgaaaaaataGAGTAAAGGATGAGCTTTAAAGTtgcaaataaataaacaaaaagtatatgGAAAAAAGCACACTTATCATGATCTTCAGTTTCGTGGAATTACGTTTTTCATATTTAGAAAtgtttaaaatatgatataatgtaTCGTGGCTATTCCTATTATACTATAATTGCGACATTAAGAAGTTGTAATATTTAGACGTAAAGTAGGGTTGTAATTATGTCAACTTAAAGAAAGCACAAGAGTGGACAAGCTAAAGGTAAAACTCAACATGTTCTCGGGTCACTAGAAACCTTTTGTCTGCTTTAGCTGGATGATGTACAAAATCAAACTTGTCTGAGTATACATTCAAGGTGTTTGACAGTGTGTCCAAGTTGTCATATTTTGAATAGTCTTACTTCTTTTTATAGCATACCAAGAAAATCTCTAAAACAACTAATGATCGTGCCTGAGTCAATAACTCGAGTGATAGACTGGGGTTATTGTCTCAGGTGAGCAATGTCCTCACGA harbors:
- the LOC138342118 gene encoding zinc finger CCCH domain-containing protein 6-like, with amino-acid sequence MPSQELEASKQEYRKRWVIEAVFPNKFAVPPNTYNLSDLEQGYDDSQTPVVRTISIEEEEPTHDLTVLVATAVAALQEQGNLIDANLLVRLLLNLINERGMATNVVSLNAAHAGSVKSVPLKMTKPNIRENKSITYSTLELDLKNIKKLISKYGVPYNARGEISKLVSRYGHTTLQPKLTLSPNVGPSSLMTSHKDINNYCNSLIKQCGEKTESMVNDVLQNPIPCSLTRCIFFNKRKGCNKGFSCNFLHDISGKKRSGRTSEGRDSKRLK